A genomic segment from Actinoplanes sichuanensis encodes:
- a CDS encoding STAS domain-containing protein yields the protein MRIVRLDDGGTTRLILRGELDLDTGDMFQDQVARALADRPGELVVDIGGLTFCDSSGIDVLIGAQQAAGRAGIGFRTTMPRGIVLRSLTVTGVLPFLIGPGSDREPAGGRP from the coding sequence ATGAGGATCGTCCGGCTCGACGACGGCGGCACCACCCGCCTGATCCTGCGCGGTGAGCTCGATCTGGACACCGGCGACATGTTCCAGGACCAGGTGGCCCGGGCGCTCGCCGACCGCCCCGGCGAGCTGGTCGTCGACATCGGCGGTCTGACCTTCTGCGACTCGTCCGGCATCGACGTGTTGATCGGCGCCCAGCAGGCCGCCGGGCGGGCCGGCATCGGGTTCCGGACGACCATGCCGAGGGGCATCGTGCTCCGGTCCCTGACCGTCACCGGGGTGCTGCCGTTCCTGATCGGCCCGGGGTCAGATCGAGAACCGGCCGGCGGACGCCCGTAG
- a CDS encoding ATP-binding protein, producing the protein MSELTAHLDVPLDRGAPAAARRAVTAVLAGWGFRDTDWLDAAAVVVSELVTNAVRHGGGCVALALESHDERVTVSVADGSSVVPRRRAPDDAGGRGIALIEALSEGWTVENYRGGKRVLVQLVPCPRGGAA; encoded by the coding sequence ATGAGTGAGCTAACCGCCCACCTGGACGTTCCACTCGATCGTGGCGCCCCCGCCGCCGCCCGCCGCGCGGTGACCGCGGTGCTGGCCGGCTGGGGGTTCCGGGATACCGACTGGCTGGACGCGGCCGCCGTCGTGGTCAGCGAACTGGTCACCAACGCGGTCCGGCACGGCGGCGGCTGTGTGGCGCTGGCGCTGGAGTCGCACGACGAGCGGGTGACCGTGTCGGTCGCCGACGGCTCGTCGGTGGTCCCACGCCGACGCGCCCCCGACGACGCGGGTGGCCGTGGCATCGCCCTGATCGAGGCGCTGTCCGAGGGCTGGACGGTGGAGAACTACCGCGGCGGCAAGCGCGTCCTGGTGCAGCTGGTGCCCTGCCCGCGGGGTGGTGCGGCATGA
- a CDS encoding ATP-binding protein — MASVLVVEDNPEHQAVIAEVVRRLGHSATLAGDGREGLAAAIAERPDLVVADVDMPHLDGIRMCRALREHPVTATVPVVLITAYLPPGDTSLASAEADAVVPKPFSVRELSETLRTCLESPPARHDPAFTEALLRSLDAGVVACDLDGRLVVINQAVRDFFGDESLGVPARDWAERFGLRRHDGSPLPPDEVALYRALGGEEIRHDGVLAHDRQNRRRWFAINARPVRDAGGQILGAVAAVHDVTAEHHQHQYERCKTEVLKALVHAPDADRAGTEVLRAISGELGWPYLRLWLVDPVTDRLRPAATHLAEGAPPIQLPAVLDRGQGLAGSCWAGGEPIWVPDLLAPDLPVTVEAEHYRAAVAVPVRSADNVIGVLSSFTVEHQEPDPALTVLLSGIAGHIGGYLERRRAEELSHQLAASIGEYIALVGHELRTPLTSIGTYTDLIAEEDDTTTVGEVRELLGVIERNNARLRSLVERLLDLSALEAGHAQLTVGDVDLAAVVTEALPDAPIRTDLPARLVIPGDRARLRQVAENLIGNAVKYSPDGATVHVALAADDDAAVLTVSDAGIGIPSGERDRLFARLYRATNARHSGIPGAGLGLALSRAIVELHRGTITLSGNDGGGTVATVRLPRRSGTSGPARREHRDETLRGNH, encoded by the coding sequence ATGGCATCGGTGCTGGTCGTCGAGGACAACCCCGAACATCAAGCGGTGATCGCCGAGGTGGTCCGCCGCCTCGGGCACAGCGCCACCCTGGCCGGCGACGGCCGGGAGGGGCTGGCCGCCGCCATCGCCGAGCGCCCCGACCTGGTCGTCGCCGACGTCGACATGCCCCACCTGGACGGCATCCGGATGTGCCGGGCGCTGCGCGAGCACCCGGTCACCGCCACCGTCCCGGTCGTCCTGATCACCGCCTACCTGCCGCCCGGCGACACCAGCCTGGCATCGGCCGAGGCGGACGCCGTGGTGCCCAAACCGTTCAGTGTCCGGGAGCTCTCCGAGACACTGCGCACCTGTCTGGAGTCGCCGCCGGCCCGGCACGACCCGGCCTTCACCGAGGCCCTGCTGCGCAGCCTGGACGCCGGAGTGGTGGCCTGCGACCTGGACGGGCGGCTCGTGGTGATCAACCAGGCGGTCCGGGACTTCTTCGGCGACGAGAGCCTCGGCGTGCCGGCCCGCGACTGGGCCGAGCGGTTCGGGTTGCGCCGCCACGACGGCAGCCCGCTGCCACCCGACGAGGTCGCCCTCTACCGGGCGCTCGGCGGCGAGGAGATCCGGCACGACGGGGTGCTCGCCCACGACCGGCAGAACCGGCGCCGCTGGTTCGCGATCAACGCACGGCCGGTCCGGGACGCCGGCGGGCAGATCCTCGGCGCGGTCGCGGCGGTCCACGACGTCACCGCCGAGCACCACCAGCACCAGTACGAGCGGTGCAAGACCGAGGTGCTCAAGGCGCTGGTGCACGCACCGGACGCGGACCGGGCCGGCACCGAGGTGCTGCGCGCCATCTCCGGTGAGCTGGGGTGGCCGTACCTGCGGCTGTGGCTGGTCGACCCGGTGACCGACCGGCTCCGCCCGGCCGCCACCCACCTCGCCGAGGGCGCCCCGCCGATCCAGCTCCCGGCCGTGCTCGACCGCGGTCAGGGGCTGGCCGGATCGTGCTGGGCCGGTGGCGAGCCGATCTGGGTGCCCGACCTGCTGGCCCCGGACCTGCCGGTGACCGTCGAGGCCGAACACTACCGGGCCGCGGTGGCCGTCCCGGTGCGCAGCGCGGACAACGTGATAGGTGTGCTCAGCTCGTTCACCGTCGAGCACCAGGAACCCGACCCGGCCCTGACCGTGCTGCTCAGCGGCATCGCCGGGCACATCGGCGGCTACCTGGAGCGGCGCCGGGCCGAGGAGTTGTCGCACCAGCTGGCGGCCAGTATCGGCGAGTACATCGCGCTGGTCGGACACGAGCTGCGCACCCCGCTCACGTCGATCGGCACGTACACCGACCTGATCGCCGAGGAGGACGACACCACCACCGTCGGCGAGGTCCGGGAGCTGCTCGGGGTGATCGAGCGCAACAACGCCCGGCTGCGGTCCCTCGTCGAACGGCTGCTCGACCTGTCCGCCCTGGAGGCCGGGCACGCGCAGCTCACGGTCGGTGACGTGGATCTGGCGGCGGTGGTCACCGAGGCGCTGCCGGACGCGCCGATCCGGACCGACCTGCCGGCCCGGCTGGTGATCCCGGGCGATCGGGCCCGGCTGCGGCAGGTCGCCGAGAACCTGATCGGCAATGCGGTCAAGTACAGCCCCGACGGCGCCACCGTGCACGTCGCGCTGGCCGCCGACGACGACGCCGCGGTGCTGACCGTCAGCGACGCCGGCATCGGCATCCCGTCCGGGGAACGGGACCGGCTGTTCGCCCGCCTCTACCGGGCCACCAACGCCCGGCACAGCGGTATCCCGGGTGCCGGGCTGGGGCTGGCGCTCAGCCGGGCCATCGTCGAACTGCACCGCGGCACCATCACGCTGAGCGGCAACGACGGCGGCGGCACGGTCGCGACGGTCCGGCTTCCCCGTCGATCCGGGACCTCTGGCCCTGCCCGCAGGGAACACCGGGACGAGACGCTGAGGGGGAACCACTAG
- the pflB gene encoding formate C-acetyltransferase: MLGGNMDAWRGFAGTTWRTGIDVAGFIHDNVRPYDGDAAFLAGPTARTTGIWSKLSEMFAVERANGIYDADATTPSTITAHAPGYIDREAELIVGLQTDAPLRRAIMPFGGLRMVEGGLKAYGRELDPDVKKVFTTYRKTHNEGVFDAYPADVLAARRSHIITGLPDAYGRGRIIGDYRRVALYGVDRLIEERKAIKVALDARLSVADVIRDREEISEQIRALGELKTMAASYGFDIAGPATTAQEAVQWLYFAYLGATKEQNGAAMSLGRTSTFLDVYLARDLDEGRITEEFAQELIDDFVIKLRIVRFLRTPEYDELFSGDPTWVTESIGGIGADDRPLVTKTSFRYLQTLYNLGPAPEPNMTVLWSQRLPLGFKEFCAQVSIDTSSIQYENDDLLRPYLSDDAAIACCVSGMRVGKDMQFFGARANLAKALLYAINGGRDEISGAQVAPASHPLNDDVLDYDEVSLAFDHTLDWLAEVYVDALNVIHYMHDKYAYERLEMALHDYPVHRFLATGIAGLSVAVDSLSAIKHAQVKPVRDETGLVVDYEVDGDYPTFGNNDDRVDSIAVELVDRFMEKIRRQPMYRGAEPSLSVLTITSNVVYGKHTGNTPDGRRLGEPFAPGANPMNGRDKHGLVAAALSVAKLPYRSARDGISLTITSTPDGLGRTKDEQVGNLVGVLDGYTDGHGFHMNVNVLDRATLEDAMEHPEKYPQLTIRVSGYAVNFVRLTKAQQRDVISRTFHGSL; this comes from the coding sequence ATGCTGGGAGGAAACATGGACGCGTGGCGCGGATTCGCGGGCACGACGTGGCGCACCGGGATCGACGTGGCCGGGTTCATCCACGACAACGTCCGGCCGTACGACGGTGACGCCGCCTTCCTGGCCGGGCCGACCGCCCGTACCACCGGGATCTGGTCGAAGCTCTCCGAGATGTTCGCGGTGGAGCGCGCGAACGGCATCTACGACGCCGACGCCACCACCCCGTCGACGATCACCGCGCACGCCCCCGGATACATCGACCGGGAGGCCGAGCTGATCGTGGGTCTGCAGACCGACGCGCCGCTGCGCCGGGCGATCATGCCGTTCGGCGGCCTGCGGATGGTCGAGGGCGGCCTCAAGGCGTACGGCCGCGAACTCGACCCGGACGTCAAGAAGGTCTTCACCACCTACCGCAAGACCCACAACGAGGGTGTCTTCGACGCCTACCCGGCCGACGTGCTCGCCGCCCGCCGCTCGCACATCATCACCGGCCTGCCCGACGCGTACGGCCGCGGCCGGATCATCGGCGACTACCGGCGGGTCGCCCTCTACGGCGTGGACCGGCTGATCGAGGAGCGCAAGGCGATCAAGGTCGCCCTGGACGCGCGCCTGTCGGTGGCCGACGTGATCCGCGACCGGGAGGAGATCTCCGAGCAGATCCGGGCGCTGGGCGAACTGAAGACGATGGCGGCGTCCTACGGCTTCGACATCGCCGGCCCGGCGACGACCGCGCAGGAGGCCGTCCAGTGGCTGTACTTCGCCTACCTGGGCGCCACCAAGGAGCAGAACGGCGCGGCCATGTCGCTCGGCCGCACCTCCACGTTCCTCGACGTCTACCTGGCCCGTGACCTGGACGAGGGCCGGATCACCGAGGAGTTCGCCCAGGAGCTGATCGACGACTTCGTGATCAAGCTGCGGATCGTCCGGTTCCTGCGCACCCCGGAGTACGACGAGCTGTTCTCCGGCGACCCGACCTGGGTGACCGAGTCGATCGGCGGCATCGGGGCGGACGACCGGCCGCTCGTCACGAAGACCAGCTTCCGGTACCTGCAGACGCTGTACAACCTGGGCCCGGCGCCGGAGCCGAACATGACGGTCCTGTGGTCGCAGCGGCTGCCGCTCGGTTTCAAGGAATTCTGCGCGCAGGTCAGCATCGACACCAGCAGCATCCAGTACGAGAACGACGACCTGCTCCGCCCCTACCTCAGTGACGACGCGGCGATCGCCTGCTGCGTGTCCGGCATGCGGGTCGGCAAGGACATGCAGTTCTTCGGCGCGCGGGCCAACCTGGCGAAGGCGCTGCTCTACGCGATCAACGGCGGCCGTGACGAGATCAGCGGCGCCCAGGTGGCACCGGCGTCGCACCCGCTCAACGATGACGTCCTCGACTACGACGAGGTGTCTCTCGCCTTCGACCACACCCTCGACTGGCTGGCCGAGGTTTACGTCGACGCGCTCAACGTCATCCACTACATGCACGACAAGTACGCCTACGAACGCCTCGAGATGGCCTTGCACGACTACCCGGTGCACCGGTTCCTGGCCACCGGGATCGCCGGCCTCTCGGTCGCCGTGGACAGCCTGTCGGCGATCAAGCACGCCCAGGTCAAGCCGGTCCGGGACGAGACCGGACTGGTCGTCGACTACGAGGTGGACGGCGACTACCCGACGTTCGGCAACAACGACGACCGGGTCGACTCGATCGCGGTGGAGCTGGTCGACCGGTTCATGGAGAAGATCCGCCGGCAGCCGATGTACCGCGGCGCCGAACCCAGCCTGTCCGTCCTCACGATCACGTCGAACGTCGTCTACGGCAAGCACACCGGCAACACGCCCGACGGCCGGCGGCTCGGCGAACCGTTCGCGCCCGGCGCCAACCCGATGAACGGCCGTGACAAGCACGGACTCGTGGCGGCCGCGCTGTCGGTGGCGAAACTGCCGTACCGCAGCGCCCGCGACGGCATCTCGCTGACCATCACCTCCACCCCGGACGGCCTCGGCCGTACGAAGGACGAGCAGGTCGGCAACCTGGTCGGGGTCCTCGACGGCTACACCGACGGGCACGGCTTCCACATGAACGTCAACGTCCTGGACCGGGCCACCCTGGAGGACGCGATGGAGCACCCGGAGAAGTACCCGCAGCTCACCATCCGGGTGTCCGGCTACGCGGTGAACTTCGTGCGGCTCACCAAGGCCCAGCAGCGCGACGTCATCTCGCGGACCTTCCACGGCTCGCTATGA
- the pflA gene encoding pyruvate formate-lyase-activating protein, with protein sequence MTGSVHSFDVSTGVDGPGTRFVAFLAGCPLRCQYCHSPDTWYRRSGREMGADELMTEISRYERFIKVARGGVTLSGGEALQQPDFVREIFTRCHERGLHTALDTSGYLGAKASDELLDVTDLVLLDIKSGDEETYHQVTRTGTLQPTIDFAHRLADRGIPIWIRFVLVPGLTDTVANVEAVARIAASIPTVERVEVLPFHRLGAAKYAALNQPFPLADTPAPSAELLDRVRAQFRSHGLTVY encoded by the coding sequence ATGACCGGAAGTGTGCACTCGTTCGACGTCTCGACCGGCGTCGACGGGCCGGGAACGCGTTTCGTCGCGTTCCTGGCCGGGTGCCCGCTGCGCTGCCAGTACTGCCACAGCCCGGACACCTGGTACCGGCGCAGCGGGCGCGAGATGGGCGCCGACGAACTGATGACCGAGATCTCGCGATACGAGCGTTTCATCAAGGTCGCCCGGGGCGGCGTCACCCTCTCCGGTGGAGAGGCACTTCAACAGCCCGATTTCGTACGGGAGATCTTCACCCGTTGCCACGAGAGAGGCCTGCACACCGCCCTGGACACCAGCGGCTACCTCGGTGCCAAGGCGTCCGACGAGCTGCTGGACGTGACCGACCTGGTGCTCCTGGACATCAAGTCCGGTGACGAGGAGACGTACCACCAGGTGACCCGGACCGGAACGCTGCAGCCGACGATCGACTTCGCGCACCGCCTGGCCGACCGTGGCATTCCGATCTGGATCCGCTTCGTCCTGGTCCCCGGTCTGACCGACACCGTGGCGAACGTCGAGGCGGTCGCCCGGATCGCCGCCTCGATCCCGACCGTGGAACGGGTGGAGGTCCTGCCGTTCCACCGCCTGGGCGCGGCCAAGTACGCGGCCCTCAACCAGCCCTTCCCACTGGCCGACACGCCGGCCCCGTCCGCCGAACTGCTGGACCGCGTCCGAGCCCAGTTCCGCTCGCACGGCCTGACCGTCTACTGA
- a CDS encoding DUF3237 domain-containing protein: MTAPAVPGLEAAFDVEVRLGPMEDHGTTRAGHRRVVPIVGGRVSGRFEAEILPGGADWQIVRPDGGIEIDTRYSARTAAGAHVYLRTFGVRSGRPEILEALLRGDPVPPSDYYFRIGVRLETADPALSHLEQSIFVASAIREANTVRYTAYRVT, from the coding sequence GTGACCGCGCCCGCGGTACCCGGGCTGGAGGCGGCGTTCGACGTCGAGGTGCGGCTCGGGCCGATGGAGGACCACGGGACGACCCGGGCCGGGCATCGCCGGGTGGTGCCGATCGTCGGCGGCCGGGTGAGCGGCCGGTTCGAGGCGGAGATCCTGCCCGGCGGCGCCGACTGGCAGATCGTCCGCCCGGACGGCGGCATCGAGATCGACACCCGGTACTCGGCCCGCACCGCCGCCGGCGCCCACGTCTACCTGCGTACCTTCGGTGTCCGCAGCGGCCGGCCGGAGATCCTCGAGGCGCTGCTGCGCGGCGACCCGGTCCCGCCGTCCGACTACTACTTCCGGATCGGCGTCCGGCTGGAGACCGCCGACCCGGCCCTGTCCCACCTGGAACAGTCCATCTTCGTGGCGTCCGCGATCCGCGAGGCGAACACGGTCCGTTACACCGCCTACCGAGTCACCTGA
- a CDS encoding CocE/NonD family hydrolase has translation MSRRFSRWIQTRTLPGLVPGPYDIRIQKNLRVPMDDGVELLADLIQPIGSDEDLPVVLIRGPYGRSGPVAGEAKALARYGFPVLFQSCRGTWGSGGTFTPQVDEQRDGIATHRWVRAQPWCTGRVVTFGPSYMGYTQWAVAGRLQRDDPDNAPDALCLVVTMPDFGAITWDNNAFALRNALGWSQMMSRMIRREMLPLLLGMLRPDRRLLRGFGTLPLLDGDVAATGRRIHWYQDWVTHEKLTDDYWTSQSHTASVTDVTAPVYMITGWYDIFLPWQLRNHAQLTAVGRAPRLTIGPWGHSARELGATAVGEAAAFLKEHFSGTATERPALVRAFRTGSGQWHDLPSWPPPGVTGRTWHLHETGRLHADVPDGGVTGYVYDPDDPTPAVGGPSLEPRQGPVDNAAHESRPDVAVFRGDVLTEPVTIAGTPVARIRFRSSRPSADVFVRICDVHPDGRSMTVCDAIRRVRPADGDFQEVAIELWPAFHTFAAGHRISVQVSSGAHPRYARNPGSDEPAASASETHRAEQEISHDPARPSHLRLPVWAPHPVESA, from the coding sequence ATGAGCCGGCGGTTCTCCCGATGGATCCAGACCCGTACCCTCCCCGGCCTGGTACCAGGCCCCTACGACATCCGGATCCAGAAGAACCTGCGGGTCCCCATGGACGACGGCGTGGAACTGCTGGCCGACCTGATCCAGCCGATCGGCTCCGACGAGGACCTGCCGGTCGTGCTCATCCGGGGACCGTACGGCCGCAGTGGTCCGGTCGCCGGTGAGGCGAAGGCCCTCGCCCGGTACGGCTTCCCGGTGCTGTTCCAGAGCTGCCGCGGCACCTGGGGGTCGGGCGGCACGTTCACCCCGCAGGTCGACGAACAGCGCGACGGCATCGCCACCCACCGGTGGGTCCGCGCCCAGCCGTGGTGCACCGGCCGGGTCGTCACCTTCGGGCCCAGCTACATGGGCTACACCCAGTGGGCGGTCGCCGGGAGACTGCAGCGTGACGACCCGGACAACGCGCCCGACGCACTCTGCCTGGTCGTCACGATGCCCGACTTCGGGGCCATCACCTGGGACAACAACGCGTTCGCGCTGCGCAACGCGCTCGGCTGGTCGCAGATGATGAGCCGGATGATCCGCCGGGAGATGCTCCCGCTGCTGCTCGGCATGCTCCGCCCGGACCGCAGACTGCTGCGCGGCTTCGGCACCCTGCCGCTGCTCGACGGCGACGTCGCCGCCACCGGCCGCCGGATCCACTGGTACCAGGACTGGGTCACCCACGAGAAGCTCACCGACGACTACTGGACCAGCCAGTCCCACACCGCCTCGGTCACCGACGTCACCGCGCCGGTCTACATGATCACCGGCTGGTACGACATCTTCCTGCCCTGGCAACTGCGCAACCACGCCCAGCTCACCGCGGTCGGCCGGGCACCGCGACTCACCATCGGTCCGTGGGGCCATTCGGCCCGCGAACTCGGCGCCACCGCGGTCGGCGAGGCCGCCGCGTTCCTCAAAGAGCATTTCAGCGGTACGGCCACCGAACGCCCGGCACTCGTGCGGGCCTTCCGGACCGGCTCGGGACAGTGGCACGACCTGCCCTCCTGGCCGCCGCCGGGCGTCACCGGCCGGACCTGGCACCTGCACGAGACCGGTCGCCTGCACGCGGACGTCCCGGACGGCGGAGTGACCGGTTACGTCTACGACCCCGACGACCCGACTCCGGCGGTCGGCGGCCCGAGCCTGGAACCGCGACAGGGCCCGGTCGACAACGCCGCGCACGAGAGCCGCCCCGACGTGGCGGTGTTCCGCGGTGACGTGCTGACCGAGCCGGTGACGATCGCCGGGACCCCGGTGGCGCGGATCCGGTTCCGGTCGTCGCGGCCGAGCGCCGACGTCTTCGTCCGGATCTGCGACGTGCACCCGGACGGCCGTTCGATGACCGTCTGCGACGCGATCCGCCGGGTGCGCCCGGCCGACGGCGACTTCCAGGAGGTGGCGATCGAGTTGTGGCCGGCGTTCCACACGTTCGCCGCCGGCCACCGGATCAGCGTCCAGGTCAGCTCGGGCGCCCACCCGCGTTATGCCCGCAACCCCGGCTCCGACGAACCGGCCGCGTCGGCGTCCGAGACGCATCGCGCCGAGCAGGAGATCTCCCACGATCCGGCCCGCCCGTCGCACCTCCGGCTTCCGGTCTGGGCACCTCACCCGGTCGAGTCGGCGTGA